In Dermatophilus congolensis, a genomic segment contains:
- a CDS encoding DUF3039 domain-containing protein, with protein sequence MSTPSTPEPIRPQEMPSRGTSTSTLERTQAEPDYRLDDGDHERFAHYVRKEKITSSAVTGEPVIALCGKVWVPGRDPNRFPVCPMCKEIYEGLRDPQDGGDNPKE encoded by the coding sequence ATGAGTACTCCGTCGACACCCGAACCCATCCGGCCTCAGGAGATGCCGAGCAGGGGCACTTCGACCTCCACCCTGGAACGCACACAGGCCGAGCCCGATTACCGCCTCGACGACGGCGATCACGAACGGTTTGCCCACTACGTACGCAAAGAAAAAATCACCTCCTCCGCAGTCACAGGCGAGCCAGTCATCGCGCTATGCGGCAAAGTGTGGGTTCCCGGACGCGACCCGAACCGGTTCCCGGTATGCCCCATGTGCAAAGAAATCTACGAAGGACTGCGCGACCCCCAAGACGGCGGAGACAACCCCAAAGAGTGA